One genomic region from Eptesicus fuscus isolate TK198812 chromosome 18, DD_ASM_mEF_20220401, whole genome shotgun sequence encodes:
- the CHDH gene encoding choline dehydrogenase, mitochondrial, with protein sequence MWCVLRGWRRGHLSPWGVQGQQWPPAFRALASVASGSGNEYSHVVVGAGSAGCVLAGRLTEDPDKHVLLLEAGPKDTHAGSKRLLWKIHMPAALVANLCDDKYNWCYHTEPQAGMDGRVLYWPRGRVWGGSSSLNAMVYIRGHAEDYDRWHRQGATDWDYAHCLPYFRKAQCHELGASRYRGDQGPLHVSRGKTNHPLHRAFLEAAQQAGYPLTEDMNGFQQEGFGWMDMTIHKGQRWSAACAYLHPALGRPNLTAEARTLVSRVLFEGTRAVGVEYIKNGRSHRAYASDEVILSGGAINSPQLLMLSGVGNADDLKQLGIPVVCHLPGVGQNLQDHLEIYIQQACTRPITLHAAQKPLRKVRIGLEWLWKFTGDGATAHLETGGFIRSRPGVSHPDIQFHFLPSQVIDHGRVPTQEEAYQVHVGTMRGTSVGWLKLRSANPQDHPVLQPNYLSTEADIHDFRNCVKLTREIFAQEALAPFRGKELQPGSHVQSDKEIDAFVRAKADSAYHPSCTCKMGQPSDPTAVVDPQTRVIGVENLRVVDASIMPSVVSGNLNAPTIMIAEKAADIIRGRPALRDKDVPVYKPRTLATQR encoded by the exons ATGTGGTGTGTCCTGCGTGGCTGGAGGCGAGGGCACCTGAGCCCCTGGGGAGTGCAGGGGCAGCAGTGGCCCCCGGCCTTCcgtgctctggccagtgtggcctcCGGGAGTGGAAACGAATACAGCCACGTGGTGGTGGGTGCAGGCTCCGCGGGCTGCGTGCTGGCTGGACGGCTCACCGAGGACCCCGATAAGCATGTGCTGCTGTTGGAGGCCGGGCCCAAGGACACGCATGCGGGGAGCAAGCGGCTCTTGTGGAAGATCCACATGCCCGCGGCCCTCGTGGCCAACCTGTGTGACGACAAGTACAACTGGTGCTACCACACCGAGCCGCAGGCAGGCATGGACGGCCGCGTGCTGTACTGGCCGCGCGGCCGGGTGTGGGGCGGCTCCTCGTCCCTCAACGCCATGGTCTACATCCGCGGGCACGCCGAGGACTACGACCGCTGGCACCGACAGGGCGCCACGGACTGGGACTACGCTCACTGCCTGCCCTACTTCCGCAAGGCGCAGTGCCACGAGCTGGGTGCCAGCCGGTACCGCGGCGACCAGGGCCCCCTGCACGTGTCGCGGGGTAAGACCAACCACCCGCTGCACCGGGCATTCTTGGAGGCGGCACAGCAGGCCGGCTACCCCCTCACCGAGGACATGAACGGCTTTCAGCAGGAAGGCTTCGGCTGGATGGACATGACCATCCACAAAG GCCAGCGCTGGAGCGCAGCCTGTGCGTACCTGCACCCAGCCCTCGGCCGCCCCAACCTCACCGCCGAGGCCCGGACGTTGGTGAGCAGGGTGCTGTTTGAAGGCACCCGCGCCGTGGGCGTGGAATACATCAAGAACGGCCGGAGCCACAGG GCTTATGCCAGCGACGAGGTGATTCTGAGTGGAGGTGCCATCAACTCCCCGCAGCTGCTCATGCTCTCTGGCGTCGGCAACGCAGACGACCTCAAGCAGCTGGGCATCCCCGTGGTGTGCCACCTTCCGG GAGTTGGTCAGAACCTGCAAGACCACCTGGAGATATACATCCAGCAGGCATGCACCCGTCCTATCACCCTCCACGCAGCACAGAAGCCCCTGAGGAAGGTCCGGATTGGTCTGGAGTGGCTCTGGAAGTTCACAG GGGATGGAGCCACGGCCCACCTGGAAACAGGTGGGTTCATCAGGAGCCGGCCTGGGGTCTCCCACCCAGACATCCAGTTCCACTTCCTGCCGTCCCAAGTGATTGACCACGGGCGTGTCCCCACCCAGGAGGAGGCTTACCAG GTGCATGTGGGGACCATGCGGGGCACGAGTGTGGGCTGGCTCAAACTGAGAAGTGCCAACCCCCAGGACCACCCTGTGCTGCAACCCAACTACTTGTCAACAG AAGCCGACATTCATGATTTCCGCAATTGTGTGAAGCTGACCAGAGAAATTTTTGCCCAGGAAGCCCTGGCCCCGTTCCGGGGAAAAGAGCTCCAGCCAGGAAGCCACGTGCAGTCCGATAAAGAGATCGACGCCTTTGTGCGGGCGAAAGCGGACAGCGCCTACCACCCCTCGTGCACCTGCAAGATGGGCCAGCCCTCCGACCCCACGGCCGTGGTGGATCCGCAGACCAGGGTGATTGGGGTGGAAAACCTCAGGGTGGTCGACGCATCCATCATGCCCAGCGTGGTCAGCGGCAACCTGAACGCCCCCACGATCATGATCGCGGAGAAAGCGGCTGACATCATCAGGGGGCGGCCTGCACTCCGGGACAAGGACGTCCCCGTGTacaaacccaggaccctggccaCCCAGCGTTGA